The following proteins are co-located in the Paludibaculum fermentans genome:
- a CDS encoding alpha/beta hydrolase, whose product MQKILSRVAMIALGLAVLAPAQVKTEVPPVEPTAKPVTVEPIKIHGTALEGNLEANAVDRDVLVFLPPSYAKEKKRRYPVVYALHGYSIGAEQWSKEIHVPQTIEGAFVKGAQEMIVVLPDSKTVHNGSMYSSSVTTGDFEQFIAKDVVAYIDAHYRTIPKRTSRGLVGHSMGGYGASRIGMKHSDVFGSLYIMSPCCMSPRGGGPANPAMEKALAAVKSPADSATLPFGLRAQLATAAAWSPNPKNPPLYLDLPTKDGVAQPDVMARWTANAPLAFVHQYIGNLKMYRGISMDVGDQDGLKNDATKLHEVMDTYGIANSFEIYSGTHTSAVAVRFQNYVMPFFSKNLCSGTSCQ is encoded by the coding sequence ATGCAGAAGATTCTTTCCCGTGTTGCAATGATCGCGCTGGGGCTGGCGGTTTTGGCTCCGGCGCAGGTCAAAACAGAAGTGCCACCGGTGGAGCCCACCGCCAAACCGGTGACCGTCGAGCCGATCAAGATTCACGGCACGGCGTTGGAGGGCAATCTGGAGGCGAACGCGGTCGACCGCGATGTACTGGTCTTCCTGCCGCCCAGCTATGCAAAGGAGAAGAAACGGCGCTACCCGGTGGTGTATGCGCTGCACGGCTACAGCATCGGGGCCGAGCAGTGGTCGAAGGAGATTCACGTTCCGCAGACGATCGAGGGCGCGTTTGTTAAGGGGGCCCAGGAGATGATCGTGGTGCTGCCCGATTCGAAGACGGTCCACAACGGGTCGATGTACTCGAGTTCAGTGACTACGGGCGACTTTGAGCAGTTCATCGCGAAGGACGTGGTCGCCTACATCGACGCGCACTACCGGACGATTCCAAAGAGGACGAGCCGCGGCCTGGTGGGGCATTCGATGGGCGGATACGGCGCGAGCCGAATCGGCATGAAGCATTCCGACGTATTCGGCAGCCTGTATATCATGAGCCCGTGCTGCATGTCGCCGCGCGGCGGCGGACCGGCGAATCCGGCGATGGAGAAGGCCCTGGCGGCGGTGAAGTCACCGGCGGACTCGGCGACGCTGCCGTTCGGCTTGAGAGCGCAGCTCGCTACCGCCGCCGCATGGTCACCGAATCCGAAGAATCCTCCGCTGTACCTGGACCTGCCGACGAAAGACGGCGTGGCCCAGCCGGACGTGATGGCCCGTTGGACGGCGAATGCTCCGCTGGCGTTTGTGCACCAGTACATCGGGAACCTGAAGATGTACCGGGGGATTTCGATGGACGTGGGCGACCAGGATGGCCTGAAGAACGACGCGACCAAGCTGCACGAGGTGATGGATACGTACGGGATTGCGAACAGCTTCGAGATCTACTCCGGCACCCACACGAGCGCGGTGGCGGTACGGTTCCAGAATTACGTCATGCCGTTCTTCAGCAAGAACCTGTGCAGCGGAACGAGTTGCCAGTGA
- a CDS encoding alpha-N-arabinofuranosidase, whose amino-acid sequence MKFVSIWCAAPVLFAALAGSAAAQPVTVRIDATRPGSPISRLVFGGFMEPATTQVWAEMLADRKFFYEVNSKPEPAAPAGGFGRRGPRRRWLPVGGDQFVVMDSKSPYVGEWSPLIQVEAGTPRGISQPGIALRAGRAYVGRVVLSGSPGIKVDVSLIWGPNPEDRQTVSLAKLTGGYAKYPLKFTAKADATQGRFEITGSGGGSFHIGAASLMPADNISGFKAASVRLLKEQGIEIARWPGGNFVSAYDWRDGLGDADKRPPRRELAWNGMETNDMGLDDFMTFCRLLMAEPYIAVNTGLGDDHSAAEEVEYVNGPATSPMGKLRVANGHATPYGVKIWGIGNEMYGPWQWGHMDVTQYPDKHNLFVKAMRKVDPTIKVIASSATPEELSWTYIENRQLGTFPEREAVNDKVPFAFGTKYDWTGALLAHSAEYIDYLGEHFYGYPHLAIDGPGQQFVEANDSTADRVRRMPNKVQMKFEAWEEYLKRMPSLKGKDIRFAFDEWAPRNRPVSASSTAPASSLMLNPMTNALVYHEFFRHSDMVALGVATGGMGTLALDPFGEAIGLRMEGLVMKVLHDRFAGALPVAVSGDSPQRTIKGTVWVDLPERPSGSSTYPLDVVAALSADRRKLAISVVNPTETTQECDLNLAGVRTGGSVKLWQLTAPPGSAPAPSVPGRGGFSGPPATMAESSLAEAPRKLTLAPASITVYEFELSQ is encoded by the coding sequence ATGAAGTTCGTTTCCATCTGGTGTGCGGCGCCTGTGCTGTTTGCGGCTCTCGCCGGATCAGCGGCTGCCCAACCCGTGACTGTCCGGATAGATGCCACGCGCCCGGGGTCGCCCATCAGCAGGCTGGTGTTTGGCGGCTTCATGGAGCCCGCCACGACCCAGGTGTGGGCTGAGATGCTCGCCGACCGGAAGTTTTTCTACGAGGTCAACTCGAAACCGGAGCCCGCCGCTCCGGCTGGAGGGTTCGGCCGGCGTGGGCCGCGCCGGCGATGGCTGCCTGTCGGCGGGGATCAGTTCGTGGTGATGGACAGCAAGAGCCCCTACGTGGGGGAGTGGAGTCCGCTGATCCAGGTGGAGGCGGGAACACCGCGCGGCATCAGCCAGCCGGGGATTGCGCTCCGCGCCGGCCGGGCCTATGTGGGCCGAGTTGTATTGAGCGGCAGTCCGGGGATCAAAGTGGACGTGAGCCTGATCTGGGGACCGAATCCGGAGGACCGGCAGACGGTGAGCCTCGCAAAGCTGACAGGGGGCTATGCGAAGTACCCACTGAAGTTCACGGCTAAGGCTGACGCCACGCAGGGCCGTTTTGAGATCACGGGGAGCGGCGGCGGGTCGTTCCACATCGGGGCCGCGTCCTTGATGCCGGCTGATAATATCTCGGGGTTCAAAGCAGCCAGTGTGCGCCTGTTGAAGGAACAGGGGATCGAGATTGCCCGGTGGCCCGGCGGAAACTTTGTTTCGGCCTACGACTGGCGCGACGGGCTCGGCGACGCGGACAAGAGGCCGCCGCGGCGAGAATTGGCGTGGAACGGGATGGAAACGAACGACATGGGGCTCGACGACTTCATGACGTTCTGCCGTCTGCTGATGGCGGAACCTTACATTGCGGTGAATACGGGATTGGGCGACGATCACTCGGCCGCTGAAGAGGTCGAGTACGTGAACGGTCCGGCGACCAGCCCGATGGGCAAGCTGCGCGTGGCCAACGGGCATGCGACTCCCTATGGCGTGAAGATCTGGGGGATCGGCAACGAAATGTACGGTCCGTGGCAATGGGGCCACATGGATGTGACGCAGTACCCGGACAAGCACAATCTGTTCGTCAAGGCGATGCGGAAGGTCGACCCGACGATCAAAGTGATCGCTTCGAGCGCGACTCCGGAAGAGTTGTCCTGGACGTATATTGAAAACCGCCAGTTGGGCACTTTCCCGGAACGGGAGGCGGTGAACGACAAGGTGCCGTTCGCTTTCGGCACGAAGTACGACTGGACAGGGGCCCTGCTGGCGCATTCAGCGGAGTACATCGACTACCTCGGCGAGCATTTCTACGGCTACCCTCACCTGGCAATCGATGGCCCCGGGCAGCAGTTTGTCGAGGCGAACGACTCCACAGCGGATCGGGTGCGGCGCATGCCGAACAAGGTCCAGATGAAGTTCGAGGCGTGGGAAGAGTACCTGAAGCGGATGCCGTCGCTGAAGGGGAAGGACATCCGGTTCGCCTTCGACGAATGGGCGCCTAGGAACAGGCCGGTGAGTGCGTCGAGCACGGCTCCGGCCAGCAGCCTGATGTTGAATCCGATGACGAATGCGCTGGTGTATCACGAATTCTTCCGGCACTCGGACATGGTTGCCTTGGGCGTGGCCACGGGCGGGATGGGTACGCTGGCCCTGGATCCTTTCGGCGAGGCCATCGGCTTGCGGATGGAGGGACTGGTGATGAAGGTGCTGCACGACCGGTTTGCCGGCGCGCTGCCTGTCGCCGTCAGTGGGGATTCCCCGCAACGCACCATCAAGGGCACGGTATGGGTGGACCTGCCGGAACGTCCTTCGGGCAGCTCCACGTATCCTTTAGATGTGGTTGCGGCGCTGAGCGCCGATCGCAGGAAACTCGCAATCTCCGTTGTGAATCCGACGGAAACGACTCAGGAGTGTGACTTGAACCTCGCCGGAGTCAGGACGGGAGGATCTGTGAAACTCTGGCAGTTGACTGCGCCTCCAGGGAGTGCGCCGGCGCCCAGCGTTCCCGGACGCGGAGGGTTCAGCGGGCCTCCAGCGACGATGGCGGAGAGTTCGTTAGCTGAAGCACCACGCAAGCTGACGCTTGCACCCGCGAGCATCACCGTCTACGAGTTCGAACTGAGTCAGTAG
- a CDS encoding TonB-dependent receptor, which produces MMLTSRLVSLALLFSTLLSAQQITGTVTGIATDPSGAGLPGVLVKVTNLQTNVARETTTEASGAFSLPFLPAASYSLTATAKGFRTFQIDSFVLQVGQTARLDLGLEIGDVTQTLNVSGNIAALQTESTSVGAVINAEKIVDLPLNGRNFIQLAQLIPGVNPGTPGSISVRRGRGSIGETSSAFGGTGMSANGARDTNNRFYLDGVEFMDYDAYTYPFALSVDSLAEFRVETSTFSAEYGGSPGGQVSILTRRGGNQFRGTLWEFNRNDALTQTYDAIAKTSVANPRLNRNQFGANIGGPVELPKIYNGKNRTFFFFNWESGRLASGATASYRLVPPTAMRNGDFSALRDARTGQPLTLKDPMAAGIVNNQIPKSLLSPQAVEFLKFTPEANTAVGTQNFINTPQSAVATQDNYTYRLDHNLTSKDALAFRYVRNSTKEKGTPYWGNDVRDNDAQTQNLAGTWTRMFSPSIVNEARFGWNDMTENEIFGTTNNPAFDIAGAMKLPLVSRLPIDFGPPSISIANGLDGGYSVFDLQRQIGPRVRANAVYNFNDIVSMQRGKHFIKIGADFVRRGFTFEQARNARGTFRFDGSYTGSSLADFMLGYVKYAEINPDHTNTDLKGLWQSYFVQDDWKVTPNLTVNLGLRYDYLQPLFDSQGRMANIEQNGVYVTKLVTPATASYPRMVSGDKNNFAPRVGLAWRPSYVKDFVVRAGYGIYYNHVHPNAPFGMTESSQAKGSYQVDGAPAGKPTVFFNDPFASALSPTPQLNAVPSNDPNYRDAYIQQWNLTLQKKIIGGFVLDTGYVASKSTRLSVTLPSMNRPDVLVDPRTPGLASINARRPNQAFQRSIQGDKSIGNSNYHSLQVRADRRMSRGLNLLTSYTWSKCLSGPSDIGADIGGGSFIGTLQNIYDMRGEHSLCGFDVTQRFVQSVVYDIPFFTGAPSVMRSLLGGWQASSIIVGQSGFPAEVSFGVDTTGTGVGSRPDMVAGQKANLDSGERSYQRWFNTAAFAEPAFGSYGNSARTGAIRLPGLINVDFSVNKQFRIGETRRAELRTEFYNLFNHYNIQPGSVDRGIRSVNFGKVGSGLQGQTTRVIQLGAKFYF; this is translated from the coding sequence ATGATGCTGACGTCAAGACTCGTCTCGCTTGCGTTACTGTTCTCCACTCTCCTCTCCGCCCAACAGATCACAGGTACGGTTACTGGCATTGCCACCGATCCGAGTGGCGCGGGACTTCCAGGTGTCCTGGTCAAGGTCACCAATCTCCAGACTAATGTCGCTCGCGAAACCACCACGGAAGCCAGCGGCGCCTTCTCCTTGCCCTTCCTGCCCGCCGCCTCTTACTCCCTGACGGCCACTGCGAAGGGCTTCCGAACCTTCCAGATCGACTCCTTTGTTCTGCAGGTTGGCCAGACCGCCCGCCTCGATCTCGGCCTCGAGATCGGCGACGTCACCCAGACCCTTAACGTCTCCGGTAACATCGCGGCGCTTCAAACTGAATCCACCTCTGTCGGCGCGGTAATCAATGCCGAGAAGATCGTCGACCTGCCGCTCAACGGCCGCAACTTCATCCAACTCGCCCAGTTGATCCCCGGCGTGAATCCGGGCACGCCTGGCTCCATCTCCGTCCGGCGCGGCCGCGGCTCCATCGGTGAAACTTCCTCCGCCTTCGGCGGTACCGGCATGTCGGCCAACGGCGCCCGTGATACGAACAACCGCTTCTATCTGGACGGCGTCGAGTTCATGGACTACGACGCCTACACTTACCCCTTCGCGCTCTCCGTCGACTCCCTCGCCGAGTTCCGTGTCGAAACCTCCACGTTCTCTGCGGAATACGGCGGCTCCCCGGGTGGCCAGGTCTCCATCCTCACGCGCCGGGGCGGCAATCAGTTCCGAGGGACTCTCTGGGAGTTCAACCGCAACGATGCCCTCACCCAGACCTACGACGCCATCGCCAAGACCTCTGTCGCCAATCCCCGCCTCAACCGCAATCAGTTCGGAGCCAACATCGGTGGTCCTGTTGAGCTGCCCAAGATTTACAACGGTAAAAACAGGACCTTCTTCTTCTTTAACTGGGAAAGTGGCCGCCTTGCTTCCGGCGCCACCGCCTCCTACCGCCTGGTGCCGCCCACTGCCATGCGGAATGGCGATTTCAGCGCCCTCCGCGACGCCCGCACCGGACAGCCGCTGACGCTGAAGGATCCCATGGCCGCCGGCATCGTCAACAACCAGATTCCCAAGTCGTTGCTGAGCCCCCAGGCCGTCGAGTTCCTCAAGTTCACTCCCGAAGCCAACACCGCCGTCGGCACCCAGAACTTCATCAACACCCCTCAGAGCGCCGTTGCCACCCAGGATAACTACACCTACCGCCTGGACCATAACCTCACCTCGAAGGACGCCCTGGCCTTCCGCTATGTCCGGAACTCCACCAAGGAGAAGGGCACTCCTTACTGGGGCAATGACGTCCGCGACAACGACGCCCAGACCCAGAACCTCGCCGGCACTTGGACGCGGATGTTCAGCCCCTCCATCGTCAACGAAGCCCGCTTCGGTTGGAACGACATGACCGAGAACGAGATCTTCGGCACCACCAACAATCCGGCCTTCGATATCGCCGGTGCCATGAAGCTCCCGCTCGTCTCCCGCCTCCCCATCGACTTCGGCCCGCCCAGCATCTCCATCGCCAACGGCCTGGACGGCGGCTATAGCGTCTTCGACCTCCAGCGCCAGATCGGGCCCCGCGTCCGCGCCAACGCTGTCTACAACTTCAACGACATCGTCTCCATGCAGCGTGGCAAGCACTTCATCAAGATCGGCGCCGACTTCGTCCGCCGTGGCTTCACCTTTGAGCAGGCCCGCAACGCCCGCGGCACCTTCCGCTTCGACGGCAGCTACACCGGGTCCTCCCTGGCCGACTTCATGCTCGGCTACGTCAAGTACGCCGAAATCAATCCGGATCACACCAATACCGACCTGAAGGGTCTCTGGCAGAGCTACTTCGTCCAGGACGACTGGAAGGTCACCCCCAACCTCACCGTCAACCTCGGCCTGCGCTACGACTACCTCCAGCCCCTCTTCGACTCCCAGGGCCGCATGGCCAACATCGAGCAGAACGGCGTTTACGTCACCAAACTCGTAACGCCCGCCACCGCCAGCTACCCGCGCATGGTCAGCGGCGACAAGAACAACTTCGCCCCGCGCGTAGGCCTCGCCTGGCGCCCCTCCTATGTCAAGGACTTCGTCGTCCGCGCCGGCTATGGCATCTACTACAATCACGTGCACCCCAACGCCCCCTTCGGCATGACCGAATCCTCCCAGGCCAAGGGTAGCTATCAGGTCGACGGAGCCCCGGCCGGCAAGCCGACGGTCTTCTTCAACGACCCGTTCGCCAGCGCGCTCTCGCCCACGCCCCAGCTGAATGCCGTTCCGTCCAACGATCCCAACTATCGCGACGCCTACATCCAGCAGTGGAACCTCACCCTCCAGAAGAAGATCATCGGCGGCTTCGTCCTGGACACCGGCTATGTCGCCTCCAAGAGCACGCGCCTCAGCGTGACCTTGCCGTCGATGAACCGGCCTGATGTGCTGGTGGATCCCCGCACGCCCGGCCTCGCCTCCATCAACGCCCGGCGCCCCAATCAGGCCTTCCAGCGCTCCATCCAGGGCGACAAGTCGATCGGCAACTCCAACTACCATTCCCTCCAGGTGCGCGCCGACCGCCGCATGAGCCGCGGCCTCAACCTGCTCACCTCTTACACCTGGTCCAAGTGCCTCTCCGGCCCCAGCGACATCGGCGCCGACATCGGCGGCGGCTCCTTCATCGGCACCCTCCAGAACATCTACGACATGCGTGGCGAACACTCGCTCTGCGGTTTCGATGTCACCCAGCGCTTCGTACAGTCGGTTGTGTACGACATCCCCTTCTTCACGGGCGCCCCTTCCGTGATGCGCTCCCTGCTGGGCGGCTGGCAGGCGTCCTCCATCATCGTGGGCCAGAGCGGCTTCCCGGCCGAGGTCTCCTTCGGCGTCGACACCACCGGCACCGGCGTCGGCTCCCGTCCTGACATGGTCGCCGGCCAGAAGGCGAACCTGGACTCGGGCGAGCGCAGCTACCAGCGCTGGTTCAACACGGCGGCCTTCGCTGAACCCGCCTTCGGCAGCTACGGCAACTCCGCCCGCACCGGGGCCATCCGCCTGCCCGGCCTCATCAACGTGGATTTCTCGGTGAACAAGCAGTTCCGCATCGGGGAAACGCGCCGCGCCGAACTCCGCACGGAGTTCTACAACCTCTTCAACCACTACAACATCCAGCCCGGTTCAGTCGACCGCGGCATCCGCTCCGTCAACTTCGGCAAGGTTGGTTCCGGCCTGCAAGGCCAAACCACCCGGGTGATCCAACTCGGCGCGAAGTTCTACTTCTGA
- the bla gene encoding subclass B3 metallo-beta-lactamase has product MLNIAIRCLLAAVFAAGAAAQNAKSWSEPFPPHRIAGNLYYVGTRGLASYLITTPEGHILINSGLESSVPLIESSITQLGFRFADVRILLISHAHWDHNAGSALVKQRTGARYEVMEPDVAVTEDGGRSDFFYRNSPRSFYPPAKVDRALQDGDQVKLGGTVLTAHLTPGHTKGCTTWTMQVTEAGRTYDAVIVGSVNVNAGFQLVRNSLYPGIAQDFQRTFATLKALHCDIFLGAHGDYYGLEGKFARLPAQGVKVFIDPAGYSKYVTEREQSFLHEWQRQKR; this is encoded by the coding sequence ATGCTCAACATCGCGATCCGATGCCTTCTCGCCGCGGTCTTCGCGGCGGGAGCGGCGGCACAGAACGCCAAAAGCTGGAGCGAGCCCTTTCCACCTCATCGCATTGCCGGCAATCTCTACTACGTCGGCACGCGGGGGCTCGCCTCCTACCTGATCACCACGCCGGAAGGGCACATCCTCATCAACAGCGGATTGGAAAGCTCCGTGCCCCTGATCGAGTCGAGCATCACGCAGCTCGGCTTCCGGTTCGCCGACGTCAGGATCCTCCTGATCAGCCACGCCCACTGGGACCACAACGCGGGCAGCGCGCTGGTGAAGCAGCGCACCGGCGCCCGGTACGAAGTCATGGAGCCTGACGTCGCCGTAACCGAAGATGGTGGCAGATCCGACTTCTTCTACCGGAACTCGCCGCGATCTTTCTATCCCCCGGCCAAAGTCGACCGCGCCCTCCAGGACGGAGACCAGGTGAAACTTGGCGGAACCGTCCTCACTGCCCATCTCACGCCAGGCCACACCAAGGGCTGCACCACCTGGACCATGCAGGTGACCGAAGCCGGCAGGACCTATGACGCAGTCATCGTCGGAAGCGTCAACGTGAACGCCGGCTTCCAACTCGTCAGGAACTCTCTGTATCCCGGGATCGCCCAGGACTTCCAGCGGACCTTCGCGACTCTGAAAGCCCTGCATTGCGACATCTTCCTGGGTGCTCACGGGGACTACTACGGCCTCGAAGGCAAGTTCGCCCGTCTGCCGGCCCAGGGTGTCAAGGTCTTCATCGACCCCGCCGGTTACTCGAAATACGTAACGGAGCGAGAGCAGTCCTTCCTCCACGAATGGCAGCGGCAGAAACGGTGA
- a CDS encoding TonB-dependent receptor — protein sequence MLQSSVGSRLFLAACLLSGTVGLFGQTLGSIAGEVRDTSGAAVPETIITVINTGTNAQRSALTNEAGGYAFPSLPPGIYTVRAERAGFKTLLRTQVEIQVQQNARLDFELPLGQVSESVEVVASPLMVNENATVGTVIENKRIVELPLNGRNYLQLVSLAPNVSTGFSTQGQAGARQGGIRASQTISVAGQRTNFNHYTLDGVENTDPNFNTFVVMPSVDALQEFKAQTGIYPAEFGRQTTQINVLTKSGTNQYHGTVFEFLRNDKLDSTGYAFTSLRPVKDPFKWNQYGFTLAGPVWLPRVFNGKDKLFFMGNYESFRKRGNTTGLFSLAPAAFQTGDYTSLSSRIYDPLTRTRAADGTLTGTPFAGNVIPASRISPTSKKLLEFYQNPTLPGVTNNYVQALARPQNRDQFIVRLDYNESPKSSWAGRYSWGDENESTPGLNQNGTKLVTNLEQYMGSNTRTLSPSMVTETRFGYTRFYNSVGTLLAFQRNVVDELAIPGLKGGDPVSWGIPSIGIANYQGIGDSTDGPFENKNSTLQFLNNTSITRGRHSFRFGGEVRRDQFNQVGNQFGRGSFSFAVNPTQDPRALTAGSGLPTQGDAFASFLLGNVTLTEVAAQIAAAQFRATSFALYVDDVWKLSSQVTLSFGLRYENTPPWEDISGNLTTVFFNAFDNIPNVADQSRYPVFLRQGVSSGDPYSGLRVRWPNIPLVQDGRLGNRLVNRDNNDFAPRIGLAWSPTSKWVIRTGAGMFYNQDQGNPRFDVARNAAGRTRNDDNSDFPTVTWATGAAALSGSVANILTPQAFSNKYDRRTPYSMQWLFNVQRELGKDLSFEAGYLGSVSRHLESYRGVSAAVPGPGSNASRSPYPNWGLLVLVENGGRANYNSLGTKLTKRYSSGLTALVSYTWSKSIDTTSGIRTSDSDSLFSQDGRCMLCDRGLSAFDNRHRLVVSGLYDVPFGKGRKMAIRNGFLDALAGGWQVGGISTWRSGFHINPSAGVNRANTNINTDRPDASGQPVNLDTPTTERWFNTAAFVLQPVYQFGNAARNSVPGPAGFMLDSNVQKNFRLPLEGHELQFRWECYNLFNHPVWGFPTSNLSSANFGRITSTAVSMRQMQFALKYVF from the coding sequence ATGTTGCAAAGCTCAGTGGGTAGCCGCCTGTTTCTGGCGGCGTGCCTTCTATCTGGGACCGTGGGCCTTTTCGGACAAACACTGGGTTCGATCGCCGGTGAAGTCCGGGACACCAGCGGAGCCGCCGTTCCGGAGACCATCATCACCGTGATCAACACGGGAACCAATGCCCAAAGATCCGCGCTCACCAATGAGGCGGGCGGGTATGCGTTTCCCTCCCTCCCGCCCGGCATCTATACGGTGCGAGCCGAACGGGCAGGGTTCAAGACTTTACTCCGCACTCAGGTCGAGATCCAGGTCCAGCAGAATGCCCGCCTCGATTTCGAGCTGCCGCTGGGCCAGGTATCCGAGTCCGTCGAAGTGGTCGCCAGTCCGCTGATGGTCAACGAAAACGCCACGGTCGGCACCGTCATCGAGAACAAACGGATCGTCGAACTGCCCCTGAACGGGCGCAACTACCTCCAACTGGTCTCGCTCGCACCCAACGTCTCCACCGGCTTCTCCACCCAGGGGCAGGCCGGAGCACGGCAAGGCGGCATCCGGGCCTCTCAGACGATCTCCGTGGCCGGCCAGCGCACGAACTTCAACCACTACACCCTGGACGGTGTAGAGAATACTGACCCCAACTTCAACACGTTTGTCGTCATGCCGTCTGTCGATGCACTTCAGGAGTTCAAGGCGCAGACCGGCATCTATCCGGCGGAGTTCGGCCGACAGACCACCCAGATCAATGTCCTGACCAAGTCCGGCACGAATCAGTATCACGGCACCGTCTTCGAGTTTCTGCGCAATGACAAGCTGGACTCCACCGGCTACGCGTTCACTTCCCTGCGACCGGTGAAAGACCCCTTCAAATGGAATCAGTACGGCTTCACCCTGGCCGGTCCGGTTTGGCTCCCGCGCGTCTTCAATGGCAAGGACAAACTGTTCTTCATGGGGAACTATGAATCGTTCCGCAAACGGGGCAACACGACAGGACTCTTCTCACTTGCACCGGCGGCGTTCCAGACCGGGGATTACACTTCCCTATCCAGCCGGATCTACGACCCGCTCACCCGTACCCGCGCTGCCGACGGCACCCTGACCGGCACTCCTTTTGCCGGCAACGTGATTCCGGCCAGCCGCATCAGCCCGACGTCCAAGAAACTGCTCGAGTTCTACCAGAACCCCACCCTGCCCGGCGTCACCAACAACTACGTCCAGGCGCTGGCCCGCCCGCAGAACCGAGATCAGTTCATCGTCCGCCTCGACTACAACGAGTCACCCAAATCCTCGTGGGCCGGCCGCTACAGTTGGGGCGACGAGAACGAGTCCACACCTGGCCTCAACCAGAACGGCACCAAACTGGTCACCAACCTCGAACAGTACATGGGTTCGAATACCCGCACTCTGTCCCCCTCGATGGTGACGGAAACCCGCTTTGGCTATACGCGTTTCTACAACTCGGTGGGCACGCTCCTGGCCTTCCAGCGGAATGTCGTGGATGAACTCGCGATTCCAGGGTTGAAGGGCGGCGACCCCGTCTCTTGGGGCATTCCGTCCATCGGAATTGCCAACTACCAGGGCATTGGAGACAGCACCGACGGGCCGTTTGAAAACAAGAACAGTACGCTCCAGTTCCTCAATAACACTTCCATCACCAGAGGCCGGCATTCCTTCCGCTTCGGTGGCGAAGTCCGCCGGGATCAGTTCAATCAGGTGGGCAATCAGTTCGGACGCGGCAGCTTCAGCTTCGCCGTCAACCCTACGCAAGACCCGCGAGCCCTGACCGCGGGATCCGGTCTCCCCACCCAGGGCGATGCTTTCGCATCATTCCTGCTGGGCAATGTCACGCTCACCGAAGTGGCGGCACAAATTGCGGCGGCCCAGTTTCGGGCCACAAGCTTCGCGCTGTATGTGGACGACGTCTGGAAACTGAGCTCCCAGGTAACCCTCTCCTTCGGCTTGCGTTATGAGAATACGCCACCGTGGGAAGACATCTCGGGCAATCTCACCACCGTTTTCTTCAATGCCTTCGACAATATCCCGAACGTGGCAGACCAGAGTCGCTATCCCGTGTTTCTCCGCCAGGGGGTGAGTTCCGGCGACCCCTACAGCGGATTGAGGGTGCGCTGGCCGAACATCCCACTGGTACAGGATGGCCGTCTTGGGAATCGCCTGGTGAATCGCGACAACAACGACTTCGCACCGCGGATCGGACTCGCCTGGAGCCCCACCTCCAAGTGGGTGATTCGAACTGGAGCCGGCATGTTCTATAACCAGGACCAAGGCAACCCCCGCTTCGATGTCGCGCGGAATGCCGCCGGCCGCACCCGCAACGACGACAATTCCGATTTCCCAACAGTGACCTGGGCTACCGGAGCGGCGGCCTTGAGCGGCTCAGTCGCAAACATTCTTACACCCCAGGCGTTCTCCAATAAGTACGACCGCCGGACACCTTATTCCATGCAGTGGTTGTTCAATGTACAGCGTGAACTCGGCAAGGATCTGTCCTTCGAAGCTGGCTATCTCGGCTCGGTCAGCCGACACCTGGAATCCTACCGCGGAGTCAGCGCGGCGGTGCCTGGCCCCGGCTCAAACGCCAGCCGGTCGCCTTATCCGAATTGGGGGCTGCTCGTGCTCGTCGAGAACGGCGGCCGCGCCAATTACAACTCATTGGGAACCAAGTTGACCAAGCGTTACTCCAGCGGGCTCACCGCGCTGGTTTCCTACACCTGGTCGAAGTCGATCGATACGACCAGTGGGATTCGCACCTCCGATAGCGACTCCCTCTTCTCGCAGGATGGCCGTTGCATGCTCTGTGATCGCGGTCTTTCCGCCTTCGACAACCGGCACCGCCTGGTCGTCTCCGGCCTCTACGATGTTCCATTCGGCAAGGGCCGCAAGATGGCGATTCGAAATGGCTTCCTGGATGCCCTGGCCGGAGGGTGGCAGGTAGGTGGCATCAGCACATGGCGCTCCGGATTCCACATCAATCCCAGCGCCGGCGTGAACCGCGCCAACACCAACATCAACACCGATCGCCCGGATGCTTCCGGCCAACCGGTCAATCTTGATACACCCACCACGGAGCGCTGGTTCAATACCGCCGCCTTCGTCCTTCAGCCGGTCTACCAGTTTGGAAATGCCGCGCGCAACTCCGTGCCCGGGCCTGCCGGTTTCATGCTGGACTCCAATGTGCAGAAGAACTTCCGCCTGCCCTTGGAAGGACACGAACTCCAGTTCCGCTGGGAGTGCTACAACCTGTTCAATCACCCGGTCTGGGGTTTCCCGACCTCGAATCTGAGCAGCGCCAACTTCGGCCGCATCACGTCCACCGCCGTGAGCATGCGGCAGATGCAGTTCGCGTTGAAGTACGTTTTCTGA